Genomic DNA from Carnobacteriaceae bacterium zg-C25:
AAACCATACGGGATTGTATGTGGCAAAAGAAAAAGGTTTTTTAGCAGCTGAAGGCATTGATTTAGACATTAAATTGCCACCCGAAGATAGTTCGAGTGATTTAGTGGTCAATAATAAAGCGCCGTTTGCCGTTTATTTCCAAGATTCTATGGCGAAAAAATTAGCAAAAGGAGCGCCTATTTCAGCGGTTGCTGCAATTGTTGAACACAATACATCGGGAATTATTTCTAAAAAAGAAACGGGAATTACATCACCAAAACAACTTGAAGGCAAAACATATGGGACGTGGAATGATCCTATTGAATTGGCAATGTTGTCGCATATCGTGACGCAACAAGGCGGTCGTTACGATGACGTAAAACTCGTTCCAAATGTTGATTCCAATTCAATGGTTCCCATTGTAAACGGCTTGTTTGATAGTGCATGGGTCTTTCACGCTTGGGACGGTATCATGGCTAAAGAAGAATTAAAATTGGATACCAATTTCTTCTATTTAAAAGATTATGCACCACAATTGGATTATTACACACCAGTTATTATCGCAAACAATGAGTATTTAAAAAATAATCCCGAGCAAGCTAAAAAAGTGTTGCGCGCGATAAAAAAAGGTTACCAATACGCCATTGAACACCCCGAAGAAAGTGCGGATATTTTAATAAAGTATGCGCCTGAATTAAAAGAAAGACGTGATTTTATCGTGAAATCACAACAATACATTTCAAAACAATATGCAAGTGACCCAAAACGTTGGGGAGAGATTGATGCAAAACGTTGGAATGACTTTTATCAATTTTTAGCAGACGCTAAAATATTAGACAATAAATTACCAGAAAATGCTGGTTTTACGAATGAGTACTTAAAATAATGACAAATTTAAATGTAAAAAACGTTAGTTTTTCATATGAACAGACAAAAATATTAGACAATATTAGTTTACATGTAAACAATGGAGAATTTGTGACCATATTAGGAACAAGTGGTGTCGGAAAAACAACACTATTCCATTTAATTGCAGGATTGATTGATGGACAAGAAGGGCAAATCGAAGTGGATAATGTTCCATTATTAAAACATCAAGTGAGCTACATGTTACAAAAAGATGTGCTATTACCACATAAGAGCGTCATTGATAATGTGATGTTGCCTAAAATCATTCAAGGGATCAATAAACGTGAAGCGCATCAAGAAGCGCTTGCTTTATTAGAACAATTTCAATTAGATGCGTACGCTACAAAATATCCGCATGAATTAAGTGGTGGCATGAAACAACGTATCGCCTTATTACGAACCTACATGTTTGGGCATTCACTCTTTTTATTAGATGAAGCATTCGGGGCTTTGGACGCGTTGACAAAGTTAGAAGTGCATCAATGGTATAAAGCCATTCATAAACAGTTTCAATTAACGAGTGTGCTCATTACGCACGATGTGCAAGAAGCCGTTGACTTGAGTGATCGTATTTACATTATGCAAGGTCGCCCCGGTAAAATTACCGCAGAGTTGGTTATTAACATCAATCCAAATGAAGATGAAGCTATCCAACGGACAAAATATAAACAAGAAATATTGAGCATTTTAGGTGTAAAAAAATAGCGTACATTTGGTGATGGCAACTTCCGATAGGGCGTTGCCATCACCTTTTAAATCGAGTTTATGTCATTAAAATTAAAAGTAATGGAAATGGTGTTGAGTGTTTTAAAAAATGAGAAAAAAGTACCTATTTAAATATTGAATTATTTTTCAAAATTTGCTTTCCACATGAAAAAGATAATGCTATAATTACAACATAAAATAGAATGGAGGTATTATGTATTTTGAAATATGTAATCAATAAGCTAGGCAAAATGATAGCGGTATTCATTTTGCTAGCATCACAGCTTCTCAGTTTTGGCGGGGGGTACACCCAAGCCTTTGCAGAAGATAATACAACTTCGGTTGTTACAACATCTGTAACATATGTTGATAAGAGTGTGACTGGCACAAAATCTGGAGAAAATACATCGTTTTATTTAAACGTTGCTGTATCCGGATCAAACACAAATTATCAACAACCATATGTTGATGTTGAATTTAGTAAGTCTCTTTTTGAAAAACCAAATAACCCGTCAACCGCAGCGAGTTTGGAAAAATATGAATTGGTAGAAACGGCTGATAAATATATTATGCGTTTTACGTATAAAAGTTTAGCAGGTGGTACAAACGTCTCAATTCCTTTTCAGTTGAAATTAAAACCGCATCAATTGATGAATAACGAAAAATTTGATATCAAACAAACGTTTTTCACGAATGATGATGTAGAAGTTTACAACAATACCAATCAATTTGTTGTTGAAACGAATAAACCAACGATTGGTAGAATTGCAAATTATGTTCATACCATTCCAGGTCCTGAACCAGTTCCAGCAACAGTAGCAAATGATCATATCGTTACAATTCCGGGTCCAGGTCTTCTACCACCACAAGTTCAATATGCAGGATATGGTAGAGATAGTCGACCAGTTGAAGTGAGTATTGTTACCCCTGATAATTTTATGTTCGATCAAGCGTTAAATGCCGACTGGACCTATGATGCTACAACGAAAACATTAAAACGTGTCATTATTCCTAACGAGACAAAAACTAGTGGTACGTATGATTTTAATTTTGCTTTTAAACTACAAAATCAACCGTTTGATGTTCCGGTACCGTTTACGTACTCAATAGCTTATAAAAATAATGACGGTACAACAGAACCGATTGAAAGCAATCGTGTACAAAATGTAACGTTTAACTATTATCCTTACCAAGAAGGAACAATGGGAATTGTAAAAACAGGTACACCTTATCAACGTTTTTATTCTGAAACAGATTTTAATTCGGAATATGCTTGGACCTTAGGTATTGATTTTGGCGATGCTACGAAATATGTTCAAATCGGAGATAAAGTTGGATTTGATAAAATCACGGATACACCATCTAATAATGTGGGACTTAAATTTAATGAAGTTGCCATTTATACACCTGCTGCTTTACCGAACGGCATTTACGATGCAGATAATTTAGCGAAATTATCACGTAACCGTGTCGTTGGGACTTTACCAGATGATTCGACAGAAGAAATCGCGAGAAATGTTCCACTGTCAACATCTGCTAATAAACAATTTGTTAATTTAAATGGTAAAGTATTTAAAAAAGTAGAATTTATTTTTGATGAGCCTGTTTTAGTCACTAAACTAGATGACAAAATCCATAGAGTTATTGTGGTTGAGTATCGTACAACATTGGATCAACCAACAATTGCTAAAATCGATACATGGGCAAAAGATTTAAAAAACTATAGACAAACATATAGCATTCCAAACAGAGCTAGTGTTTCGTACAAGACACATACTTCACCGGAAGCTCTTTCTTCAACAACTGTACGTCCATCATTGGCGTTTGTTTTTGGATCATACACTTATTTAACAACACCTAATGGTGGTACTTTAGTTTATCCAGATCAAGTCATTCAATACCGTAACCGTCTTAACATTGAACAACGTTCACGGGCGGATAAAGAGTTTAAAGATGGTAAAGTGATTATTTTAGCACCTCCAGGATTAATTTGGAACGGTGTAACTAGAGTAAGAGATGAGGATCCTTCAGAAGGAACCTTTAAATTAAGTGATACATATGAAACCGTTTATAACTATAAAGACACTGGTAAAACAGCGTATATTTACGATATTGTAGAAAGTACAATTTACGGAAATAAAACAGATGATTCTCTTTTAGATGATTATAAAGAAATAATTGGGTCATTTACAACAACACGTGAGTTACCTGAAAATACAACGTTAACTATTGAAACACTATATTCATTTAGTAATAATAAAGTCTTTAATAATGATTTAATTGTCGGTAACAAACCAGACCGATTAGATGTTGATGAAGATGGCGATACTGCGGAAAATCTTACTGATTCATCTGCACCATTTATTTTCACACCACCAAAAGAGTTGATTGTAAGTAAAAAATCAAAAAATGACGGTGAAGAAGACGGGAAATACTTCAGTAGTACAACAACAGACGGTTTAGATGTCTTAAATTATCGTGTTGATATTTTTAATAATACAGATAATCCAATTGGAAATGCTACTGTAATTGATGTGTTGCCACATTTAAATGATTTGGTCATCGTACCAAATAAAGAAGGTGTCTATGCTGAACGTGGTACAGAGTACCGTTCTACTTTAGTAGGACCAGTTACAGCACCAGAAGGGTATACAGTGTATTACACAAGCGATGCTCCAAAAGGCACATTGGCAGGAAATGTAGCGTTGAATTGGGTATTAGCCAATGCCGTTACAGATTTTTCAAAAGTGACAGCTTTAAAATTTGTAATGAACCCAGGTAAAGAAATTGCTCCAAAAATGACAGACCATGTGTACTTTAGTGTCAAAAATCCTTCAACAACAACTGTTGATGGTAATCGCGTTTCAAATAATACGGTAGCGTACTACTTCGGCAATAACGTTGATGGTGCGGTAGAATCTTTCAAAAATACAGCTGTTTTAACAGAGTATGTTGTTAAAGGTAAAGCGTATTATGACCGTAATGATGACAGTACATTTAATGAGGGTGATGTTGTAATTGCCAATCGTGAAGTCGTATTGTACAAAGTTGAAAATGATGTTGAAACTGAAGTATCTCGAACAACAACAAATGATGCGGGAGATTACACATTTACTAACATCATTGAAAAACGCGGTGACTATCGTGTTAAAATTACAAAAAATCCAAATGATTTATTAACAACTCCTTTAGCATCTACAGCTACAGATGTTAATAATGACTTAACGGCTGATGATTATGCTGCGGTAACGTTAGATGCCCAAAAACAACGTGGCGTATTAAACTTAGCGTTAAAAAATATTTTCGGTACAGTAAATACTTACCATCAAAGTGAAACGGGAGAAACGTTATCACCAAGTACAACACAAGTAGGCGTGGTAAACACTACTTACAATACGCAACCAGCAACAATTGAAAACTACACATTTAAAGAAGTATCGACAACTTTAGGTTCAGCAGCTACTGGTAACTTTATTGATGGCACGGTTAATGTGTACTATATTTACCAACGTAGTAATGCTGGTAAAGTTACTGTAACGCATAAAGATGAAACAGGTGCAACAGTATCTCCACAAGTTGAATTGAATGGAACGAATAAACTTGGTTTACCATACACAACGAATTTCGTAACTGTGGAAAACTTTACATTGATTACGACACCAGAAAATGCGACAGGAACATTTACAACAGTTGATCAAACGGTTAACTATGTATACCGTCGTAATGATGCTGGTAAAGTTACTGTAACGCATAAAGATGAAACAGGTGCCGTATTAGCGCAACCAGTTGAATTAAACGGTACACAAAAACTAGGTTTACCATATACAACAAATGCAGTAACAGTTGAAAATCACACATTGATTACAACTCCAACAAATGCAACAGGAACGTTTACAACAGGCGAACAAACAGTTAACTATGTCTACCGTCGTAATGATGCTGGTAAAGTTACTGTAACGCATAAAGATGAAACGGGTGCCGTATTAGCGCAACCAGTTGAATTGAATGGTACACAAAAATTAGGTTTACCATATACAACAAATGCAGTAACAGTTGAAAATCACACATTGATTACAACTCCAACAAATGCAACAGGAACGTTTACAACAGGCGAACAAACAGTTAACTATGTCTACCGTCGTAATGATGCTGGTAAAGTTACTGTAACGCACAAAGATGAAACAGGTGCCGTATTAGCGCAACCAGTTGAATTAAACGGTACACAAAAATTAGGTTTACCATATACAACAAATGCAGCAACGATTGACAACTATGAATTAGTGACAACACCAACAAACGCGACAGGAACGTTTGCAACAGGCGAACAAACTGTTGAGTATGTATACCGTCGTAAAAATGCTGGTAAAGTTGTTGTGACACATAAAGATGAAACAGGTGCTGTATTAGCGCAACAAGTTGAGTTAGATGGCACACAAAAACTAGGTTTACCATATACAACAAATGCAGTAACAGTTGAAAATCACACGTTGATTGCAACACCAACAAACGCAACAGGAACATTTACAACAGGCGAACAAACTGTTGAGTATGTCTACCGTCGTAATGATGCTGGTAAAGTTGTTGTGACACATAAAGATGAAACAGGTGCCGTATTAGCACAACAAGTTGAGTTAGATGGCACACAAAAACTAGGTTTACCATACACAACAAATGCAGCAACAGTTGAAAATCATACGTTGATTGCAACACCAACAAACGCAACAGGAGCATTTACAACAGGCGAACAAACTGTTGAGTATGTCTACCGTCGTAATGATGCTGGTAAAGTTGTAGTAACATTCAAAGATGAAAACGGCGAAGTGTTAGCTGAACAAGTTGAATTAGATGGCACACAAAAATTAGGTTTACCATACGAAACAACATCAGCGACAGTTGAAAACTATGAATTAGTGGTAACACCAGAAAATGCGACAGGCACATTTACAACAGAAGAACAAACGGTTGAATATGTTTATCGTCGTAAAAACGCTGAAAAAGTTGTGGTAACATTCAAAGACGAAAACGGCGAAGTGTTAGCTGAACAAGTTGAATTAGATGGTACACAAAAACTAGGTTTACCATACGAAACAACATCAGCGACAGTTGAAAACTATGAATTAGTGGTAACACCAGAAAATGCGACAGGCACATTTACAACAGAAGAACAAACCGTTGAATATGTATACCGTCGTAAAAATGCTGAAAAAGTTGTGGTAACATTCAAAGACGAAAATGGTAATGCATTATTACCACCAGTTGAATTGGATGGCACACAAAAATTAGGTTTACCATACGAAACAACATCAGCGACAGTTGAAAACTATGAATTAGTGGTAACACCAGAAAATGCGACAGGAACATTTACAACCGAAGAACAAACAGTTGAATATGTCTACCGTCGTAAAAACGCTGAAAAAGTTGTGGTAACATTTAAAGACGAAAAAGGTAATGTATTAGCACCATCAGTTGAATTAGACGGTACACAAAAATTAGGCTTACCGTACGAAACAACATCAGCAACAGTTGAAAACTATGAATTAGTTGCATTACCAGCAAACGCGACAGGCACATTTACAACCGAAGAACAAACGGTTGAATATGTATACCGTCGTAAAAATGCTGAAAAAGTTGTCGTAACATTCAAAGACGAAAACGGTAATGTATTAGCACCATCAGTTGAATTAGATGGTACAAACCAATTAGGTTTACCATACGAAACAACATCAGCGACAGTTGAAAACTATGAACTAGTTGCATTACCAACAAACGCAACGGGCACATTTACAACAGATAAACAAACGGTTGAATATGTATACCGTCGTAAAGACGCTGGTAAAGTGGTTGTAACGTATACTGATGAAAACGGTAAAGTGCTAGCGCAACAAGTTGAGTTAGACGGTAAAAATAAACTAGGCTTACCATATGACACTGAAAATAAAGTCATTGAAGGTTATGTATTGATTGCCGTACCAGCCAATAAAGCAGGTATCTTCGGTACAGACGCTCAAGAAGTACGCTATGTTTATCGTGCTTTACCAAAACCTCAATTGCCAAAAACAGGACAACAATCTGACTTTGTTGGATTAGGTGGTATTTTATTGGCAGTTGCTTACATGTTAAAACGTCAAAGAAAACAACATGTGAAATAACACATTTTAAAAAATAAAATTAACGTGTCGGTACTAATCTGATTAGTGCCAACACGTTTTTTGTTTTGATATGACGATGATTTATGAGATAATGAAAAGTAGGCATCTCTTTAATTTTAAAAATGTCTTTTTGAATTTTGATGGATTAAAGAAGATGATGAATATAAAAAGTGAGGCAATAAATGATTAAATATATTATTTCAGATGTTGATGGGACGTTACTAGGCAATGATAAACAATTACCACAACGCAATTTCAATGCCATTCAAAAAGCACAGAAAAGCGGTATTCAATTTGGTATTGCGACAGGACGAGATATAAAGGGTATGATGTTTGTATCTGAAAAATACGGCATTCGATTGGATTTAGGCGTTGTTGGTAATGGCGCACAAGCCGTTGATAAAAATGGGCGATTTTTGGCAGAATGTTACTTGCAAACGGATGCTTTTTTAAAGGCTACAGCAATTTTGACGCAACAAAATTTACCGTATATGGTCTATACAAAAGAGGGCGTTTTTGCGGTGAATCCAGAATGGGTGAGAGACTGTTTTATTGAGCGCTCACGCATTAAACATGGTGCAACGGCAAGTGATTATCAGCCGGGCGGTCGACTAAGCCATATGGCGTGTATGACGCTACAACCCATTGATGATTTAAGTACGTTTGCCGAGCGTCACGATATGATTAAAGTCGAATCGTTTGCAGTGGATGTTTCGCATATTATCAAAACAAAAAGTCAAATTTCTCAAATTCCAAATATTTCTTGCTTATCGTCATTTCCTGATAATATTGAAATTACAGATCATATGGCTCAAAAGGGGTTAGTGTTAGAACGTATTTTACCGTTGTTAAATGCAACAAAAGAAGAAGTGGTGGTCATTGGAGATGCGTTAAATGATACGACATTGTTTGAATGCTTTCCATATGCTTTTGCACCAAGCAATGCCATTGAAGAGATTAAGAAAAAAGCGTTTAAAGTGGTCTCATCAAATGATGATGGAGCAGTTGCTGATGCGATTGAATGGGCATTAAAGTATAATCAAAACGAAATAAAATAACACAACAAAAAACTGATACGCTCTTGACGATTGTATCAGTTTTTTATGTTCTAAATATTAAATGATGTATAAATCATCTTTTCCAATTTGTCCGTCATAAAACGGTGTGATGAAGCAAAAAGGCACTATATTTTTTTAGATGCAGTTGAGCGAATGAAAGGGTTTCTATAAAAGGAATACGCTAGTTGTGTTGTCATAACGACCCAAATGATTGGTTCGCATAGCATAATGCCAAGATACCCCATATGTGGAACGATCAATAGCACGAATAATATTTTACCAACTAATTCAATGATACTTGAGATAAGCGGTTGTATTTTTTGACCCAATCCTTGTAGCGCATTACGCAAGCAAAGTAGAATGCCCAATACACAAAATAGCGGAGTGGCGATAAAAATATATGTTTTTGCCGTTTCAACTAGTACGGGATGCGTGCTTCCTGAAATGAAAATGATGAGCGGTTCTGCGACAACATACATCAATAAGGCAACAAACACTCCCCAAATCATTGAACATTTAAACGCATAATTTATCGCTTTTCGAATACGTGCATATTGTTTTGCACCAAAGTTTTGAGAAACAAACGTTGTTAGTGCCGTTCCAAAACTTGTAATTGGCATCAGGAAGAAAAATTGAACACGACGTGCCGTTGTTTGTGCAGCAATAATGAGCGGACCGAATTGGTTGACCGATGTTTGTAAAATGACGGATCCAATCGACACAATGGATGACATAAACCCCATTGACAACCCCTGTGCTAGTAGTTCTTTTAATAGCGCTTCATCAATTTTAAAATCGTTTTGATGTGGTAATAAGGTTGGCGCTTTAAAGTAAATATACGTAAAGCAACTGACGGCAGAAAAGAGTTGTGCAATAACAGTGGCGTATGCCGCTCCTTGAATACCGGTATGCAATTGGGTGATGAATACAATGTCCAACACAATGTTGATAATACTAGCAATGACTAAAATAATGAGTGGTACGACACTATTACCAATTGCTCTCAACAACCCAGCCCCTAAGTTATAAGCAAACGTGACACTCACAAACATTAAAATAATGTAAATGTAGGAAAACGCTTGGTCGATAATTTCTGCGGGAGTGTGTAAAGTTTGTAATAACGGGTGTAAACCGAAGTGACCGATGATCATAACCATCAAAGAAATGCCGACACCGACCATAATGGCGTGTGCAGCGGATTGTCGAACGCGGTTTAAATCATTCGCTCCAAAAAAACGAGCAGTTACAATGCTCATTCCGTTACCGATACCTAAAGCAAAGCCGACAATTAATTCAAAAACGGCTGCGGTAGATCCAACTGCGGCTAGGGCGTTTTCGCCTAAAAAATTACCAACAATAGTTGTATCTGCGGCATTGTAAAGTTGTTGAAAAATGGTTGAAATAAAAATCGGTATAGCAAAAAGAATTAAGGCACGCATAATCGGTGCATGTGTTAAATCTGTCTGTTTCTTCATTAGCATGTCTCCTTAAAATATCTTCAATAGTATATCATAAAAGTGGTTATGTTGGCTCTATGTTAAATAGGGTTGGTAGCTTATGCCATCAACCCTAAAAATCAGACGATCACAATCATTTAAAAAGACTGTTGACACTTTATTGGTCAACAGTCTAAACCTATCTTCAGTTCGTTTTTATTAAATACCATCATGTAAATCTTCTACTTCAATAATATTAAAATGGCGTTTATTTAATTTTGCGTTTAGTTTATCAAAAACGTCTGGTTCAATTTTGTCAGGTAGTGTAATGACTAAACGACGTGATTGAGTATAGTGGTCTTTATCAAATGTTTGTAAACCGGTAATTTCGGTAAATTTTTTGACAATTTTGACCACTTCTAAAAATGACGTGTCGTCTTCGGGGATTTCAATGGCTAAAGCAAAACTCGCTTGTGTGACACGCCACGATTCCGATAACATGTTCATCACATCTGTGTGACGAACGATGCCTAAAAAGTGATGTTTGTCATCTAAAACACTAATATAAGGTAAATCTTTTAATGTAAAAAATAGAGTGTAGAAAGAATCTGTTTGATACACATATTTTGTTGCGTTTTTAATGAGTAACATCACAGAGTCGTTTAAACTGCCACCATTGACTAAATGTTGATAAATATGATAGCGGTATAAGTTTCCGCGATATAGCGTTTCACTCGTATCTAATATCGGTAAACTACGGACGCTATTGTCTTCCATTAGTTGTAAAGCTGTCCCTAAATTAAATTCAGTTGTCGCAAAGGTCAGTTTAACTTTTGGAATTAAAAGTGCATTGATTAGCATAATGTATCCTTTTTAATTTTTTTCTAAATAGATTATAACATTTTTAATTTAGTATAGCCACAACGTTGAACTCTTTTTGTCAATTCACTAAAAATGTGGTAAAATATCACGTGATTAAACGCTTTTTAAGCAAGAAAGTGAGACGTTTTATGTCAAAAGGAATGACTGTACAAAATATGATTTTAACGTTGCAAAACTATTGGTCAAACCAAGGGTGTTTGCTATTACAAGCTTATGATACGGAAAAAGGGGCGGGAACAATGAGTCCGTACACTTTTTTACGTGCCATTGGTCCAGAACCGTGGAATGCGGCATATGTAGAACCAAGTCGTCGACCAGCAGATGGTCGTTATGGCGAAAATCCAAACCGCTTGTTTCAACATCATCAATTCCAAGTAGTGATGAAGCCATCACCAGATAATATTCAAGAATTATATTTAGATAGTTTAAAAGCACTAGGTATCGACCCGCTGGAACACGACATTCGTTTCGTAGAAGACAACTGGGAAAATCCATCATTGGGTTGTGCTGGATTAGGTTGGGAAGTTTGGTTAGATGGTATGGAAATTACACAATTTACTTATTTCCAACAAGTTGGTGGTTTAGAATGTTCGCCAGTAACGGCAGAAATCACTTACGGATTGGAACGTTTAGCCTCTTATATTCAAGAAGTGGAAAGCGTGTATGATTTACAATGGACGGATGCTGTAAAATATGGTGACATTTTTACACAACCTGAATTTGAACATTCAACATATGCATTTGAAAATAGTAACGCAGAATTATTATTAGAACTATTTGATAAATACGAAAAAGAAGCGTTAGCACAAATGGAAAAACAACTTGTCCATCCAGCGTATGACTACGTTTTAAAATGCTCACACACATTTAACTTAATGGATGCGCGCGGTATTATTTCCGTAACAGATCGTGCCGGTTATTTAGCACGTATTCGTAATATGGCACGCACGGTTGCAAAAACGTTTGTTCAAGCGCGTCGTGATTTAGGGTATCCATTATTAAGCCGTGAAGAAGCAGAAACATTATTGGCACAGGAGGCACAAAACTAATGGCAAAAGATTTACTACTAGAAGTGGGATTAGAAGAAGTCCCTGCAAAATACGTTAGCGCCTCTATTGAGCAGTTGACACAACGTGTTCAAACATTTTTAGATGATTTAAAATTAGAATATGTATCCATTGAAGGTATGGGAACACCACGTCGTTTTGCAGTTATTGTAAAAGGATTACAAGAGCAGCAAGCAGATAGCGTTATTGTGCATAAAGGACCTGCTAAAAAAATTGCGTGTGATGAAGCGGGCAATTGGACAAAAGCAGCAGTTGGCTTTGTTTCGGGAAAAGGGTTAAGTGTCGATGACATTTATTTTGAAGACATTAAAGGTGTAGAGTACGTTCATGTGAAACAACACATTTCAGGTGAAGCGACAGAACAATTATTACCGGGTCTAAAAGATGTCATCATGAGTATGACATTCCCAATCGCGATGACATGGGGTAAACATACATTCCGTTACATTCGACCAATTCACTGGTTGATTGCGCAATTCGGTAACACGACAATTCCGTTTGACATTTTAGGCGTACACACTGGGACAACAACACGTGGTCATCGTTTTTTAGGACATGATACGGTTGTGTTGTCAGCGGATGAGTATGAAAGCGCACTAGCTAAAGAGTTTGTCATTGTGAATTTAAACGCACGTAAGGCGATGATTAGAGAGCAAATTCAACAATTAGCTGCTCAAAATCATTGGGTTGTTGACATTGATGAAGACTTATTGGAAGAAGTGACAAACATTGTCGAGTATCCAACCGCTTTTTATGGCACCTTTGATG
This window encodes:
- a CDS encoding CBS domain-containing protein, with amino-acid sequence MLINALLIPKVKLTFATTEFNLGTALQLMEDNSVRSLPILDTSETLYRGNLYRYHIYQHLVNGGSLNDSVMLLIKNATKYVYQTDSFYTLFFTLKDLPYISVLDDKHHFLGIVRHTDVMNMLSESWRVTQASFALAIEIPEDDTSFLEVVKIVKKFTEITGLQTFDKDHYTQSRRLVITLPDKIEPDVFDKLNAKLNKRHFNIIEVEDLHDGI
- a CDS encoding MATE family efflux transporter, with amino-acid sequence MLMKKQTDLTHAPIMRALILFAIPIFISTIFQQLYNAADTTIVGNFLGENALAAVGSTAAVFELIVGFALGIGNGMSIVTARFFGANDLNRVRQSAAHAIMVGVGISLMVMIIGHFGLHPLLQTLHTPAEIIDQAFSYIYIILMFVSVTFAYNLGAGLLRAIGNSVVPLIILVIASIINIVLDIVFITQLHTGIQGAAYATVIAQLFSAVSCFTYIYFKAPTLLPHQNDFKIDEALLKELLAQGLSMGFMSSIVSIGSVILQTSVNQFGPLIIAAQTTARRVQFFFLMPITSFGTALTTFVSQNFGAKQYARIRKAINYAFKCSMIWGVFVALLMYVVAEPLIIFISGSTHPVLVETAKTYIFIATPLFCVLGILLCLRNALQGLGQKIQPLISSIIELVGKILFVLLIVPHMGYLGIMLCEPIIWVVMTTQLAYSFYRNPFIRSTASKKI
- the glyQ gene encoding glycine--tRNA ligase subunit alpha; this encodes MSKGMTVQNMILTLQNYWSNQGCLLLQAYDTEKGAGTMSPYTFLRAIGPEPWNAAYVEPSRRPADGRYGENPNRLFQHHQFQVVMKPSPDNIQELYLDSLKALGIDPLEHDIRFVEDNWENPSLGCAGLGWEVWLDGMEITQFTYFQQVGGLECSPVTAEITYGLERLASYIQEVESVYDLQWTDAVKYGDIFTQPEFEHSTYAFENSNAELLLELFDKYEKEALAQMEKQLVHPAYDYVLKCSHTFNLMDARGIISVTDRAGYLARIRNMARTVAKTFVQARRDLGYPLLSREEAETLLAQEAQN